AATGTGATAGATAGTATCGGTCTCATATCATCTCCGCCGGTATCTCCTCTATTCCATTGTCCGCCTGCCCCCGAATGCTTCTATCGGGGAACGAAGGTCTGGATATGGATGTAATCTCTACCATCCGCTCATTATCTGTATGGAGGTCTTTTGCTGAAACCTTAAGGATGCCATCGCTGTCAATGGTAAATTGCACCTCTAATCTGGGCGTCCCCGCCGGCATAGACGTGATATCAGTCAGCCTGAAATTTCCCAGACTCATGTTGTATCTTGCCATGCCCTTTTCGCCCTGCAGGATATGGATATCAACAGAGGTCTGGTCATCTTCTGCTGTTGTAAATATCTTGTTCCTGGATACCGGTATTTGGGTATTCCTGTCAATGAGCTTCGCAAATACCCCGCCCTGCGACTCAATGCCCAATGACAGCGGAGTAACATCCACCAGCACAACATCCCTCATCTCACCTGTTAATATCCCTGCCTGTATTGCTGCGCCAAGGGCAACTGCCTCGTCTGGATTAATATCCTTATATGGCTCTCTGCCGGTCAGTTTCCTTGCCAATTCCTGCACCGCAGGCATCCTCGTTGCGCCGCCCACAAGGATAACCCTGTCTATCTCCTCATAGCAGAGCGCTGCATCAGCCAGCGCCTGCATAGTTGGTTCAACCAATCTCTTAACAAGGTCTGAGGTCATTTCCTCAAATCCTTTTCTTGTTAATGTAATTTCAAAAAGACCATTATTTTCCATGATGCCGGGAATATTGATAGTGGTGGATAAGGCGCAAGACAGGGCAATCTTTGTTTCTTCTACTGTCTCTCTAAATCTTCTGAATTCTGTCTTCTGAGTAAGGAATCCATTGGACAAACGTTCTGCAATCCGCTGGTCCCAGTCATCACCGCCGAGGTGTGTATCCCCATTCACAGCCCTGACCTCAAATATACCCTGACCTATCTCAAGTATAGACACATCAAAGGTGCCTCCGCCTAAATCCCAGACCATAACCGTATGCGTATCTTCCTTACCTAATCCATAGGCTAATGCCGCCGCAGTCGGCTCATTGATTATCCTCTTTACCTCCAGCCCTGCGATGATACCGGCATCCCTTGTTGCCTGACGCTGTTCATTATTAAAATAGGCAGGGACAGTTATTACAGCCTTGTCTATATGTTCACCAAGGTATGCGCTGGCATTGGCCTTTATCTTTTGAAGTATCATGGCTGAAATCTCCTGCGGCGCATAATCTCTGCCGTTTAGATTAAATCTGCGGCCGGTACCCATATGCCTTTTGACAGAGGCGATGGTTGTCTCTGCTGCATCCTGATTTTTTGCATCTCTGCCAACCAGTATCGCGCCATTAACAGATGCCACAACCGATGGGAACAGCCTTTTCCCGAGAGCGTCAGGTATAATAATTGGCTGGCCTCCATCCATAAATGCCGCAACTGTATTGGTTGTTCCAAGGTCTATACCTATTATTTTTGACATATCGCCTCGCCCCTGATCTCCTTATCCCACTCTTCCATAATCCCATATTTAAGCATTGTCTCCATTCCAGCTATGGCAGCGCCAAGATTGATGCCGAGCATTGGAATGCCTGCAAGGGAAATAATAATATCCGCGCGGATGACTATTCCTTTGTCTAAAACCCTGTCTAAAAGGTCTGTGAGCGTTACATTTCTTTCCATTGTGGGTTCCGTATCCTATCCAATCCAACAAAACTGTAAGGCGGCCAGGGCCCTGTGAAACGTACAGAGAGCCCATTGATACTGCTGATCTTCTTTAGTTCTTCGCCTACATAGCTGCGGCTATCTTTTGGGACAAGGCATGACAGGTTCATAAGCATCTGCGTCTTCCCTTGTTTTCTTTTTATCTTTTCCACAAAGATGTCCTCAACATGCGCCTTTATTTGATTATATAATTTCTTAAAGCAGACTTCTGTCTCTGCCTCTATTTCATCTCTTAACCTCTTTTCAAATTTCTGTTTATACATATATGTGGCGCCGTCCCCGATGGATACATCCGGGGATTGTATTTCCCTCTGCAATCCCTTAAGTCCCGTGTCTCTCTCTACAACCCTTCCAGCAATCATGTCTATATCCCAGAATACCTGAATCCCATATTCTGCCTTGCCCCTGAACCGGCGAATTTTTTTACACATGGATTCATATTCCTGTTTAAGCCATGCCTTTACATCCGCTGTGTTACCCTTAATAATAGTATTGAAGGTTATGGGAAGCGCTGTTCCAAACCTCTTCCATGCCTCATCAACCACCTGCTGATGTGTGATTATCCAGTTTATCATGGCATCTTCATCCTCTGAGTTATATGCCTTTGCCTCGCAGTTATGGACAACTGCTAAAAGGCTGCAAAAGGGGATGGTGTATACCTCTGCTTTTTCTATGCCGATATTTCCCAGTGATATATCTTCCCTGCCATCGGTTATACAATAAATGTATCTGCCATCCATAGTGAACCTCCCGATAAATACAATTACGAATTAGGAATTACGAATTATGAATTCCTATAGCGGGTTCAAGTTTATAACTTGAACCCCAATAGTTCGTATCAAGGTAATCACGAAATTTATGGAGCAGGTTACAAACCTGCTCCCGCAAGTAATTCCTAATTTTTAATTCCTAATTGTGTTATTAACCATCCCATTTGCAAGATTATCCAGACTATCCCTAACTTTTTTCACGGACTCAGAAACTCCATAGTCCTCTTTTATCTCTTCAATAACCCTGTCAAGTTCCATTAACGTCCTGCCCAGCCTTTCTATCTCTTCGCCGGTTAAACTCACTCCATCCATTCGTCTGACTGCCTGCGTCTTAAGGATATCCCGTACAATCTCCACCACTGCAATAACCAGACCCAAGACCCCCTGTTTCAAATTATCTTTATCTATGTCTATATTCATGTCTTTAAGCCTGCCCTCGGATGCTTCTATCGGGGGGCCTGTGTTAATCCACCCGACTTGGCGCTCAACCATCCGCACCATGGACAACCACTGTTCAGAAGTTCTTCCACAGGTTGTCTCTTTTTGCATCCGGGGCAGTTTTCTTTTGACACCATTGCCTCATTCCATGCCGCTGTTTCAAGATTTGTGCCTAAGGGAAATGTCATGCCGTATTTTGCGGCAGTCTCAAATGAGGCAATGGCTGCCCGTATCCTTATGTTAAGGAGTTCAGCGCCTGCAACGGATATGGCAATGTCCGCATTGATGACAATCCCTTTATCCAGAACCCTGTCTATAACATCCGACAGGGTAGCGCTGTCATTCATTGTTTTAATTCCTGCCTCTATAGTCATTTATTCACCTTCTCCTTGCGCCTTTATGGTTCCACAGTCTCCATCCGTTTACGCATACGTTGACGGTTAAATTCCAGCAGATTACCGTTGTCATCCAGAGTTGCCTCGTATGTTGCCAGAATATCCATACCGTCAGGGATGGAATGTTTTTCTATCATCTCAACAAATACGTGCCATCCCTTTTCATCCTTAACTGTCTTTAGTGTAGTAACGAGATCCAGGCCTGTAACTTTATGAAGTTCATTCCTCGCCTTTAGAATCACATCTGTTATGTTCATTGTCATTGTGGTCTCCCTCCTTTTTTTAACTCCTGACCCCCGATAGAAATATTCGGGGGCAGGCTTCTCACTTTTGCTTTGCTATCTCCTCCATCCTCTCCATCAGTTCTGTCTCCCTCTCCTGATATTCTTCCTCTGTTATCTCTTCCAGTTCTAATTTCATTTGCAGGTCAAGCAGCGACTCCCGAATCTTTGACTCATCAAACTTCTCTGCCTCTGCTGCCTCTTTAATCTTTTCCGCCAGCCATACCACACCGTGGACAGGGGAAAAAAGTATGTCGTCTAATAGAAATGCCATCACACCACCTTTTTAATCACAATAACATCTCCGCTCATAGAGGGCCTGGCGCTGCCCTGAACGCAGTCCATCAGGGTTTCGTATGCCTGTTTTATCCCTTCAAACTTTTTTTGCGCCTCATGGTCTTCCGGATTTTTATCAGGGTGGAAAGCCTTTAGCATTACCCTGTAGGCAGCCCTTATCTCATCTTCTGCAGGCAGTTCGGCAAGCTCACTGTTTGACCATCTGTTTATCCTCATAACATCCATTGCCTTCGCTATCTCATGAATATTTATCCTCTTGATTTCCATTGTGGAAAAACTATAAGGTGGAAGCGGACCTATAATCCTGAAATTTACATCTCCTCCATATCTCTCATTCATGCTGTCAATTTCTTCATATAGTTTATGTATATTGTTCCTTTCTATCAGAAACGCCATATTCATTATCATCCTATCGTCCATGAGGTCATGCGTCCGGATGCCCGGGACATATCCTTTTAAATCTCCTAATATCTCATCTCGTATCCTGCCCGTTTCTTCATCGAGCGCCCTTTTGACCATCCTGCCAAGTTCTATGGCATATTCCTTCGATGGTCTTAATGCCGCCTCCTCCTTAAAGCTCTTTATATCCTTCTTTTTTCCAATCTCCTTTATTACCTCATCCAGATTATTCCATAACACCAGAACCTCAACCTGT
The DNA window shown above is from Deltaproteobacteria bacterium and carries:
- a CDS encoding Hsp70 family protein, with protein sequence MSKIIGIDLGTTNTVAAFMDGGQPIIIPDALGKRLFPSVVASVNGAILVGRDAKNQDAAETTIASVKRHMGTGRRFNLNGRDYAPQEISAMILQKIKANASAYLGEHIDKAVITVPAYFNNEQRQATRDAGIIAGLEVKRIINEPTAAALAYGLGKEDTHTVMVWDLGGGTFDVSILEIGQGIFEVRAVNGDTHLGGDDWDQRIAERLSNGFLTQKTEFRRFRETVEETKIALSCALSTTINIPGIMENNGLFEITLTRKGFEEMTSDLVKRLVEPTMQALADAALCYEEIDRVILVGGATRMPAVQELARKLTGREPYKDINPDEAVALGAAIQAGILTGEMRDVVLVDVTPLSLGIESQGGVFAKLIDRNTQIPVSRNKIFTTAEDDQTSVDIHILQGEKGMARYNMSLGNFRLTDITSMPAGTPRLEVQFTIDSDGILKVSAKDLHTDNERMVEITSISRPSFPDRSIRGQADNGIEEIPAEMI
- a CDS encoding gas vesicle protein, translating into MERNVTLTDLLDRVLDKGIVIRADIIISLAGIPMLGINLGAAIAGMETMLKYGIMEEWDKEIRGEAICQK
- a CDS encoding GvpL/GvpF family gas vesicle protein — encoded protein: MDGRYIYCITDGREDISLGNIGIEKAEVYTIPFCSLLAVVHNCEAKAYNSEDEDAMINWIITHQQVVDEAWKRFGTALPITFNTIIKGNTADVKAWLKQEYESMCKKIRRFRGKAEYGIQVFWDIDMIAGRVVERDTGLKGLQREIQSPDVSIGDGATYMYKQKFEKRLRDEIEAETEVCFKKLYNQIKAHVEDIFVEKIKRKQGKTQMLMNLSCLVPKDSRSYVGEELKKISSINGLSVRFTGPWPPYSFVGLDRIRNPQWKEM
- a CDS encoding gas vesicle protein K; translation: MVERQVGWINTGPPIEASEGRLKDMNIDIDKDNLKQGVLGLVIAVVEIVRDILKTQAVRRMDGVSLTGEEIERLGRTLMELDRVIEEIKEDYGVSESVKKVRDSLDNLANGMVNNTIRN
- a CDS encoding gas vesicle protein, translated to MTIEAGIKTMNDSATLSDVIDRVLDKGIVINADIAISVAGAELLNIRIRAAIASFETAAKYGMTFPLGTNLETAAWNEAMVSKENCPGCKKRQPVEELLNSGCPWCGWLSAKSGGLTQAPR
- a CDS encoding gas vesicle protein GvpG, with translation MAFLLDDILFSPVHGVVWLAEKIKEAAEAEKFDESKIRESLLDLQMKLELEEITEEEYQERETELMERMEEIAKQK
- a CDS encoding GvpL/GvpF family gas vesicle protein, producing MAKHIYCIANTNGKTVAKSTGPKSNGDVYSIPYQDISAVVKDVPFAAYSATSDRDLIIRYLTEHQSVIEGFMKASTVIPVKFGTIARDEEEIMEILDTGYSGFKNAILAMDGKTQVEVLVLWNNLDEVIKEIGKKKDIKSFKEEAALRPSKEYAIELGRMVKRALDEETGRIRDEILGDLKGYVPGIRTHDLMDDRMIMNMAFLIERNNIHKLYEEIDSMNERYGGDVNFRIIGPLPPYSFSTMEIKRINIHEIAKAMDVMRINRWSNSELAELPAEDEIRAAYRVMLKAFHPDKNPEDHEAQKKFEGIKQAYETLMDCVQGSARPSMSGDVIVIKKVV